The genomic segment TCGATCGCATCGCTTTCCTCCTCGCCAACAAAAAGATACAGTGTGTATGTATAAAACATGCAGGCTGTATGTATGAAGGCGACGAAGCGACGCAGCAATCCCGAACGGTCCGGCGCCACCCAGGCAGCGCTGATCGCAGCAGCGCGAGAGGCGTTTGTGGCCCGCGGCTATGCGGAGACCAGCACGCCGGATCTGGTGGAAGCTGCTGGCGTCACTCGCGGTGCGCTGTATCACCACTTCGCCGACAAGCAGGCGCTGTTCCGGGCTGTCGTTGAAGCCGAATCCGCAGCAGTAGCGGCTGAGGTCGAGGCCGGTGCCGCGGACGGCGCGGCGATCGAGACGCTTCTTTCTGGGGGCGAGGCGTATCTCGCCGCGATGGCGGTGCCGGGCCGCACGCGTCTGCTGCTGATCGAGGCACCTGCTGTGCTCGGCCGCGCTGAAGCCGACGCGATCGATGCGCGGCACGGCGTCAGGACGCTGCGGGAGGGCTTGAGGGCGGCGATCGAGCAGAAAGCGATCGCGCCGATTCCGGTCGAGGCGGCAGCGAAGCTGCTCGGCGCGGCGTTCGATCGTGCCGCGCTGGAGATCGCGCACGGCGGCGATCGCGAGAGTTGCCTTGCTGTGCTGCGGGCCCTGATCGAAGGGCTGCGGCGATGACGGCTAAGGCGTGGTTCAGGCGTTGAGGATCTTCATCGCGGCTTCGTGCACGCGTTTGTCGCCGGCGGCGACGATGCGGCCGCCATTCTGCGCTGGCTTGCCGTCCCAGGTGGTGATGATGCCGCCGGCGCCGGTGATGATCGGGATCAGCGCCGCGACGTCGTAGGGCTTCAGCTCGGTCTCGATCACCAGATCGAGCTGACCGGCGGCCAGCATACAATAGGAATAGCAGTCGCCGCCGTAGCGGGTCAGCCGCGCCTCGGCCTGCACCTTCTCGAAGATGCCGCGATCACCGTCATTCATCAGCAGCGGCGAGGTGGTGAACAGCGTAGCGTCCTTGATGGCGGCGCAGCGGCGCACGCCGAGCTTGCGCTCGCCGGACGGGCCTTTGTACGTCGCCGAACCATTGTCGCCGGAGAAGCGTTCGCCAATGAAGGGCTGATGCATCATGCCGAACACCGGCGCGCCCTTGTGCAGCAGCGCGATCAGTGTGCCCCACACTGGAAAGCCGGCGATGAAGGATTTGGTGCCGTCGATCGGATCCAGCACCCAGACGTAATCGGCGTCCTCGCGCTCGTTGCCGAACTCTTCGCCGATGATGCCGTGCTGGGGAAAGCTCGCCTTGATCAGCCGGCGCATCACCGCCTCGGCGGCGCGATCGGCCTCGGTCACTGGGTCGAAATCACGGCCGGGCTGCTTGTTGTCGATCGTGAGCGATGTGCGGAAGAACGGCAGGATGGTGTCGCCCGACGAGGTCGCAAGGCGGCCGATAAAGGCGGCGAAATCGATGACCGTCACGGAGCGATCCTTTGCGAGCATTGCGGGCGGGACATGGAACCGCACCATCATCCTAGACGGGAGCGGCCGAACCCTTGCTCCTTTATTATGGCGGGAGACTCCCGGTCCATAGTCTGAATCGTCGGCAATAAGCCGCACTCACAGCTTTGAAGCGGCTTGCGGCGCTGCCGGAACCAAGTGCGACAAGAGCGCTCGGAATCGTCCGAAGACGCGGTGCGGGCTTTGGTCGCGACCGCGTCCATCTCATTGATCTACCTCAAATAATTTTAGCCGTTCCGCGGCGCGGACGGTGCTCTGACATGCGTTTTTTGCATGGAAAATCGCCTGAAAACACTTGCGTTTTGTGCGGCGCGATCGCATATTGTTGCGGTGCGGTAGCGCCTCGCGCTATCGCTGCCCTCCTTGGGCGTTTCCTCCCTAGACTTGGGCCGCTTGCCATCGCAAGCGGCCCTTTTTTCTTTTCGGATTGTCTTTTCTTTGGATCGCCGCTCGGCATGGCCGGCGGCTCCGTCTGCTTGCGGGTGGCCGCTTGCGCTTCGCCAGCAGCCACCGTGATTGCGGATTGTTCGTCGGCTCTTCTCGGCCGCAGCCTAATTCGCTCTTGGCCTTGCCACCAGTCGGAGAGTGAGAACGCCGTCCAGAAGGCCGTGGAGCCCGGTTTTTTTAAGAGGTGCAGCCCTGACGCGAGCGATCGTCTGCTAGCCGCCGGTGAGGCCGTCCTTCACCGAGGTGAAAGTGGAATTCAGTTTGTCACCGAGCCCGGTGACGGCGGTGATGATCGCCAGCGAGATGCCGGCGGCGATCAGCCCGTATTCAATAGCGGTGGCGCCGGATTCTTCCGACAAGAATTTCAGAACAAGACGCTTCACGTTGTTCTCCCAGGATAGCCTGCGGTTTGGAGTTCACAACCGAAGATTGCAGGTTCCGCGTTAATGCGGGCTGAATCGGTTCCCGTCTTTGTGGTTAAAGATTGATGGCATGGGATGAGCGAGAAGACAGCGGCCCGGCCGCCCGCCTGTTTACTCTGCCGCCGCCTGAAAGGGGCGGAGATCGTCCA from the Rhodopseudomonas palustris genome contains:
- a CDS encoding Flp family type IVb pilin, which translates into the protein MKRLVLKFLSEESGATAIEYGLIAAGISLAIITAVTGLGDKLNSTFTSVKDGLTGG
- the hisN gene encoding histidinol-phosphatase, with product MTVIDFAAFIGRLATSSGDTILPFFRTSLTIDNKQPGRDFDPVTEADRAAEAVMRRLIKASFPQHGIIGEEFGNEREDADYVWVLDPIDGTKSFIAGFPVWGTLIALLHKGAPVFGMMHQPFIGERFSGDNGSATYKGPSGERKLGVRRCAAIKDATLFTTSPLLMNDGDRGIFEKVQAEARLTRYGGDCYSYCMLAAGQLDLVIETELKPYDVAALIPIITGAGGIITTWDGKPAQNGGRIVAAGDKRVHEAAMKILNA
- a CDS encoding TetR/AcrR family transcriptional regulator; this encodes MKATKRRSNPERSGATQAALIAAAREAFVARGYAETSTPDLVEAAGVTRGALYHHFADKQALFRAVVEAESAAVAAEVEAGAADGAAIETLLSGGEAYLAAMAVPGRTRLLLIEAPAVLGRAEADAIDARHGVRTLREGLRAAIEQKAIAPIPVEAAAKLLGAAFDRAALEIAHGGDRESCLAVLRALIEGLRR